The segment CGTGCGCTGGAGCAGGCCCTCGAAGCAGCTCTCGACGGCGGAGCGGCCGTAGCGCTCGAAGAGCTCGCTCAGTCGCCGAGCGCCCATGAGGCAGGCGGAGCATTCGGCGTCGAGGTCGGCGGCGAGGGAGTCGGGCATACGCGAGTTGCGCGTCATGATCCGCAGCGCCGCCTCATTCGGCACTCCCTGGTCCCAGAGCTTGATCGGAGGCACCATCAGGCCCTCCTCGTAGACCGAGGTCGCTCCGGAGGGCATGGACCCGGGGCAGGCACCACCGATGTCGTCGTGGTGGCCGAAGGCCTGGACGAAGGCGACGACCTCGCCGTCGTGGAACACCGGCACGGTGACGCACAGGTCGGGCAGGTGGCCGATGCCGCCTTCGGACTCGTAGACGTCGTTGTGGAAGAAGACGTCCCCCGGGCGCATGGTCTCCAGGGGGAAGTCCCGGGCGACCGGCTGCACCAGCGCGGAGTAGGAACGTCCGGTGAGCTTGCGCAGTCGCCGGTCGTGGATGCCCGCGCGGAAGTCGTGGGCGTCGCGGATCATGGGTGACCGGGACGTCCGGGCGATCGCGGTCTCGACTTCCTGTTCGATCGAGGCGAGTGTGCCCTGAACGATCTCCAACAGGACCGGGTCGACGGTGTCGCGGATGGTGTCGGCGGCACTCATGCGTCCTCCCCCTGGGTAATCACGATGTTGCCGAATCGGTCGATGGTTGCGGAGAAGCCGGGGTGGAGCGGGATCGTGGATCCGAACTCCTCCACGACGGCGGGGCCGACGATGGTGTCGCCCGGGCTCAACAGTCCGCGCGCGTAGATCGGCGTGTCCTGGTAGCCGTACTTCTCGTCGAAGTACACCGGTCGTGTCGCCGTGTGGGCGCGTTCCAGCCCACCGGGGTGTCCCTCCAGGGGACGCGCCTGGGGCCGCTCGATCGGCCCCACCCCGGTCACGCGCAGGTTCACCCACTCCACGGGCTGGTTCTTGGCGTCCCGCAGGTCGTAGCCGTAGAGCTGGTGGTGGGCGTCGTGGAACGCGGCGGCCACGGTGGCCGCCAACTCGGCGTCGATCGGGCCGTCGGGAACGGGAACCCGCACCTCGAAGGCCTGTCCCTCGTACCGCAGGTCCGCGGAACGCAGGAACTGGTGCTCGTCAGCCGCGAACCCCTCGGTTTCCAGGGCGGCCGCGGCCCGCTCGGTGAGGCCGTCGAGGATGTCGGCGACAGCGGCGTGGTCGAGGTTCTCGTGCGGCATCACCGCGGTGCGCACGTAGTCGTTGCGCACGTCCACGGTGAGAAGGCCGTAGGCGGAGACGTTGCCCGGGTCCGGCGGAACGAGCGCGCCGGCGGCGCCGAGGATGTCGATGAGGCGACAGATGAGCAGCGCCCCCGAGCCACCGAACGAGGTGATGTGGAAGTCGCGGATGTCCAGACCGCGCTTCACCGTGATCTGCCGCAGCGCGTTCGCCTGGTTCCAGGCCGAGATCTCCAGGACACCGGTCGCGGTCCGCTCGGGGTTCAGTCCGAGGGCCTCACCCAGTTTCACGACGCCGTCCCGAGCCGCCTCGGTGTCCAGCGGGAACTCGCCGCCCAGGAGGTGCGGTGGGATCCTGCCCAGCATGGCGTGGGCGTCGGTGATGGTGGGCTCGGTGCCGTCGGTGCCGTAGCACAGCGGGCCGGGTGAGGCACCGGCCGACTGTGGGCCGACCTTGAGCGTGCCCTCGGGGCTGATCCAGGCGATCGAACCGCCGCCCGCGCCGACGGTGACGATGTCGATCATCGGGGTCTTGACGGGGTAGCGGCCGATGGAGCCCTCGGTCGTGACGGTCGGCTCCCCGTCCAACACGACGGAGACGTCGGTGGAGGTGCCGCCACCGTCCAGGGTGACCACCTTGTTGAAGCCCGCCCTGCGCGAGATGAGGGCCGCGCCGAGCGCGCCGGCGGCGGGACCGGACAGCACGGTGGAGATCGGCTGGTGCACGACCTCTCCCGCGGAGATGATGCCGCCGTTGGACTTCATGATGTGGAACGAGCCGTCGAGGCGTTC is part of the Spiractinospora alimapuensis genome and harbors:
- a CDS encoding hydantoinase/oxoprolinase family protein, which gives rise to MTGHRRVRVGIDTGGTFTDVVAVDEDTGELVTTKTPSTPADPAEGFMAGIEKIRRLCGEDVTVTSVSHGTTVATNQLLEDKIDGLGFITTEGYEFVLEIARQAVPDGYGNSYFWVKPDRIVPPDMVHTVGGRLDYTGAEVRPLVEEDVARAARWFRDKGITTIGVNLLHAYANPDHEERVLRILRAEHPDAVVSLSSRVLREYREYERAMTTLVDAAVKPRVTRYVAQIRERLDGSFHIMKSNGGIISAGEVVHQPISTVLSGPAAGALGAALISRRAGFNKVVTLDGGGTSTDVSVVLDGEPTVTTEGSIGRYPVKTPMIDIVTVGAGGGSIAWISPEGTLKVGPQSAGASPGPLCYGTDGTEPTITDAHAMLGRIPPHLLGGEFPLDTEAARDGVVKLGEALGLNPERTATGVLEISAWNQANALRQITVKRGLDIRDFHITSFGGSGALLICRLIDILGAAGALVPPDPGNVSAYGLLTVDVRNDYVRTAVMPHENLDHAAVADILDGLTERAAAALETEGFAADEHQFLRSADLRYEGQAFEVRVPVPDGPIDAELAATVAAAFHDAHHQLYGYDLRDAKNQPVEWVNLRVTGVGPIERPQARPLEGHPGGLERAHTATRPVYFDEKYGYQDTPIYARGLLSPGDTIVGPAVVEEFGSTIPLHPGFSATIDRFGNIVITQGEDA